In Elephas maximus indicus isolate mEleMax1 chromosome 7, mEleMax1 primary haplotype, whole genome shotgun sequence, the following proteins share a genomic window:
- the ZBED5 gene encoding zinc finger BED domain-containing protein 5, which translates to MIARLLCILSYNFNTFEILNVYSKLTMFCTTNSLPMDLMLKEGSLKQEVESFCYQIVSESNDQKVGILQSEDAQLQPSVSKKSEGELSRVKFMSNSNKITFSKKPKRRKYDESYLSFGFTYFGNRDAPHAQCVLCKKILSNSSLAPSKLRRHLETKHAAYKDKDISFFKQHLDSPENSKPPTPKIVNTDNESATEASYNVSYHIALSGEAHTIGELLIKPCAKDVVMRMFDEQYSKKIDAVQLSNSTVARRIKDLAADIEEELVCRLKICDAFSLQLDESADVSGLAVLLVFVRYRFNKSIEEDLLLCESLQSNATGEEIFNCINSFMQKHEIEWEKCIDVCSDASRAMDGKIAEAVTLIKYVAPESTSSHCLLYRHALAVKIMPTSLKNVLDQAVQIINYIKARPHQSRLLKILCEEMGAQHTALLLNTEVRWLSRGKVLVRLFELRRELLVFMDSAFRLSDCLTNSSWLLRLAYLADIFTKLNEVNLSMQGKSVTVFTVFDKMSSLLRKLEFWASSVEEENFDCFPTLSDFLTEINSSVDKDICSAILQHLRGLRSTLLRYFPVTNDNNAWVRNPFTVTVKPTSLVARDYESLIDLTSDSQVKQNFSELSLNDFWSSLIQEYPNIARRAVRVLLPFATMHLCETGFSYYAATKTKYRKRLDAAPHMRIRLSNITPNIKRICDKKTQKHCSH; encoded by the coding sequence ATGATTGCTCGTCTTCTATGTATCCTGTCTTATAATTTCAACACATTCGAGATACTCAATGTTTATTCTAAGTTAACCATGTTTTGTACCACAAATTCATTGCCCATGGATCTGATGCTGAAAGAAGGAAGTCTTAAACAAGAGGTAGAATCTTTTTGTTATCAAATCGTGTCTGAATCAAATGATCAAAAGGTTGGAATATTACAAAGTGAAGATGCACAGTTGCAGCCTTCAGTTTCTAAGAAATCAGAAGGTGAGCTTTCCAGGGTCAAATTTATGTCCAATTCCAACAAAATAACATTTagtaagaaaccaaaaagaagaaaatatgatgaaagttatttgtcttttggattcacttactttggaaatAGAGATGCACCTCATGCTCAGTGTGTGTTATGTAAGAAAATTTTGTCAAATAGTTCTTTAGCCCCTAGTAAACTTCGAAGACATTTGGAAACTAAACATGCTGCATATAAGGACAAAGACATAAGCTTTTTCAAGCAACATCTTGATTCACCTGAAAATAGTAAGCCCCCAACACCTAAAATTGTCAATACAGATAATGAAAGTGCTACAGAGGCATCATACAATGTAAGTTACCATATAGCACTGAGTGGAGAGGCTCATACTATTGGAGAATTGCTTATCAAGCCTTGTGCGAAAGATGTAGTGATGCGGATGTTTGATGAACAATATAGTAAAAAAATAGATGCAGTTCAGCTATCAAACAGTACTGTTGCACGTCGAATTAAGGATCTAGCTGCTGACATCGAAGAAGAGCTTGTTTGCAGACTGAAAATTTGTGATGCGTTTTCACTGCAGCTAGATGAATCAGCTGATGTTTCAGGACTGGCTGTGCTGCTTGTATTTGTTCGTTACAGGTTTAATAAGTCTATTGAGGAAGACCTACTCTTATGTGAATCTTTGCAAAGTAATGCTACTGGTGAAGAAATATTCAACTGCATCAACAGTTTTATGCAGAAACATGAAATTGAATGGGAAAAATGTATTGATGTTTGTAGTGATGCTTCTAGGGCAATGGATGGAAAAATAGCTGAGGCTGTCACCCTGATTAAATATGTGGCACCCGAAAGCACCAGTAGTCATTGCTTATTATATAGACATGCGCTAGCAGTTAAAATAATGCCTACGTCTCTGAAAAATGTGCTAGATCAGGCGGTACAAATCATTAATTATATTAAAGCCCGACCACATCAGTCCAGACTACTAAAAATTTTATGTGAAGAAATGGGTGCTCAGCACACAGCACTTCTTTTAAACACGGAAGTGAGGTGGCTTTCCCGGGGTAAAGTTCTTGTAAGACTTTTTGAGCTTCGTCGTGAACTGTTGGTTTTCATGGATTCTGCTTTTCGACTATCTGATTGTTTAACAAATTCATCTTGGCTATTAAGACTTGCATATCTTGCAGATATTTTTACTAAATTAAATGAGGTTAATCTGTCAATGCAAGGAAAAAGTGTGACCGTTTTTACAGTATTTGATAAAATGTCATCATTGttaagaaaattagaattttgggcCTCATCTGTAGAAGAAGAAAACTTTGATTGTTTTCCTACACTCAGTGACTTTTTGACTGAAATTAATTCTTCAGTTGATAAAGATATTTGCAGTGCCATTTTGCAACATCTAAGGGGCTTACGCTCAACTCTCTTAAGATATTTTCCTGTTACAAATGACAATAATGCTTGGGTTAGAAATCCATTTACAGTAACTGTCAAACCAACCTCATTAGTAGCACGAGACTATGAGAGCCTGATTGATTTAACATCCGATTCTCAAGTGAAACAAAATTTCAGTGAACTTTCACTAAATGATTTTTGGAGTAGCCTAATTCAAGAGTATCCAAACATCGCAAGACGTGCAGTTCGTGTTCTTCTTCCTTTTGCTACAATGCACCTGTGTGAAACAGGGTTTTCATATTATGCtgctacaaaaacaaaatacaggaaaagaCTTGATGCTGCTCCTCATATGCGGATCCGGCTCAGCAACATTACACCTAATAT